From a single Xiphophorus maculatus strain JP 163 A chromosome 5, X_maculatus-5.0-male, whole genome shotgun sequence genomic region:
- the cacng4 gene encoding voltage-dependent calcium channel gamma-4 subunit: protein MAWCDRGVQTLLAIAGAFAAFSLMTIAIGTDYWLYSRAYICNATNVTADDTQMQTKKVKGDLTHSGLWRICCIEGINRGSCFWINHFPEDNDYDTDSSEYILRIVRASSLFPILSTVLLMLGGLCVGVGRLYTRKNNVLLSAGILFVAAGLSNIIGIIVYISSNAGDPSDKKDEDKKNQYNYGWSFYFGALSFIVAESVGVLAVNIYIEKNKETRFRGKRDFIKATSSSSPYSRIPSYRYRRRRSRSSSRSTDPSREASPVGMKMGGGSGGVGLGMGLPMGDISMYTLSRDPLKGGSGPAGPYSPERNTGFLQVHNCFQKDVKNGANRRTTPV from the exons ATGGCATGGTGTGACCGAGGGGTTCAGACTCTGTTGGCCATCGCGGGGGCCTTCGCCGCTTTCAGCCTGATGACCATCGCCATCGGCACCGACTACTGGCTCTACTCCCGGGCGTACATCTGCAACGCCACCAATGTCACCGCTGACGACACCCAGATGCAAACCAAGAAAGTGAAAGGGGACCTGACGCACTCCGGACTGTGGAGGATCTGCTGTAtcgaag GTATCAACAGGGGAAGCTGCTTTTGGATCAATCACTTTCCGGAGGATAACGACTACGATACAGACAGCTCAGAGTACATCTTAC GTATAGTTCGCGCATCGAGCCTCTTTCCGATTCTCAGCACTGTCCTCCTGATGCTGGGTGGCCTGTGTGTCGGAGTTGGACGTTTATACACCAGGAAGAACAACGTCTTGCTCAGTGCAGGCATCCTGTTTGTGGCTGCAG GCCTCAGCAACATCATCGGCATCATTGTTTACATCTCCAGCAACGCCGGGGACCCCAGCGACAAGAAAGACGAGGACAAGAAGAACCAGTACAACTACGGCTGGTCCTTTTACTTCGGCGCCCTCTCCTTCATCGTGGCGGAGTCGGTGGGCGTACTCGCCGTCAACATCTACATCGAGAAAAACAAGGAGACGCGATTCCGGGGCAAGCGGGACTTCATCAAAGCCACCTCGTCCTCTTCGCCGTACTCCCGCATACCGAGCTACCGCTACAGACGGAGGCGTTCGCGCTCCAGTTCCAGATCGACCGACCCGTCCCGCGAAGCTTCCCCCGTGGGAATGAAGATGGGCGGCGGGTCTGGAGGCGTGGGGCTGGGGATGGGTCTGCCCATGGGGGATATATCCATGTACACTCTGAGCAGGGACCCTCTGAAGGGCGGAAGTGGGCCCGCGGGGCCGTACAGTCCCGAGAGGAATACCGGGTTTTTACAAGTGCACAACTGTTTCCAGAAGGATGTGAAAAACGGGGCGAACCGGAGGACGACCCCCGTATGA